The following proteins come from a genomic window of candidate division WOR-3 bacterium:
- the selD gene encoding selenide, water dikinase SelD, producing the protein MSQAQLAQALKLLPRIRDKRVLVGFNTADDAGVYQLDKNRALVQTVDLFTPVVDDPYLFGQIAAANSLSDIYAMGGKPLVAMNITGFNANLPIEDLALLLKGGQKKAREANCPIIGGHTFRNEQIFYGLSVTGLINPKRIITNAQAKPGDVIFLTKPLGTGTIAQALILKTEVREETKKIAIASMTRLNRDASEVMKKVGVNAATDVTGFGLLGHLSEMATASKVGIKVFAREVPIIEGVIELVEKGIIDSGVMMNKYSFGANISFSENLPSFYQTILFGSESSGGLLISCPKKKAEKMGERLKKKGVFYKIIGEVVSENPGKIIVL; encoded by the coding sequence TTGTCCCAGGCGCAGTTGGCGCAGGCATTAAAACTTTTACCCCGGATTAGAGATAAGAGGGTCTTAGTCGGTTTCAATACCGCGGACGATGCCGGTGTTTATCAATTGGATAAAAACCGGGCATTGGTCCAAACCGTTGACCTCTTCACCCCGGTCGTTGATGACCCTTATCTCTTCGGGCAGATTGCTGCGGCTAACTCTTTGAGTGATATTTATGCGATGGGTGGTAAGCCATTGGTAGCAATGAATATCACAGGTTTTAATGCCAATCTCCCAATTGAAGATTTGGCTCTCTTATTAAAAGGAGGGCAAAAGAAGGCAAGAGAAGCCAATTGTCCAATCATCGGTGGGCACACCTTTCGCAATGAACAAATCTTTTACGGTCTTTCCGTAACCGGTCTCATTAACCCAAAGAGAATAATTACTAATGCCCAAGCCAAACCCGGTGATGTAATATTTTTGACCAAACCCTTAGGCACCGGAACTATTGCCCAGGCTTTAATCTTAAAAACCGAAGTGAGGGAAGAGACAAAAAAAATAGCCATCGCCTCAATGACCAGATTAAATCGGGATGCCTCAGAGGTTATGAAGAAAGTAGGGGTGAATGCGGCAACCGATGTCACTGGTTTCGGTCTTTTGGGACACCTTTCGGAAATGGCGACTGCCAGTAAGGTTGGGATAAAGGTCTTTGCCCGAGAGGTGCCGATAATTGAAGGGGTAATTGAATTGGTGGAAAAGGGGATAATTGATTCCGGGGTGATGATGAATAAATATTCCTTTGGTGCCAATATCTCTTTTAGTGAAAACTTACCTTCTTTCTATCAGACGATTCTCTTTGGGTCCGAGTCATCCGGTGGCCTTTTAATCTCCTGTCCGAAGAAGAAAGCGGAGAAGATGGGGGAGAGGTTAAAGAAAAAAGGGGTGTTTTATAAAATCATTGGGGAAGTAGTTTCCGAAAATCCCGGAAAGATAATCGTCTTATAA